Proteins encoded within one genomic window of Pigmentiphaga sp. H8:
- the glmM gene encoding phosphoglucosamine mutase has product MAAAQVKYFGTDGIRGKVGGAVINPAFALRLGHAAGQVLLAQAPRGHRPSVLIGKDTRISGYMLESALEAGLSAAGVDVVLAGPIPTPAVAYLTRALRLSAGIVISASHNPFDDNGIKFFSAQGSKFPDQTEQAIEAALDQPMGCTPSEGLGRVKRLDDAAGRYIEFCKASFPPEMDLSGLRIVVDAAHGAAYHIAPNVFRELGATVITIGCEPNGFNINEKVGATHPETLAEKVKEHRADLGVALDGDADRLQMVDASGRMYNGDELLYVIVRDRMTQGPVAGVAGTVMTNYAFERRMADLDVPFVRTPVGDKNVMQALQDKGWLFGGESSGHILCLDRHSTGDGVIAALQVMAAIRRSGKGLPALTSELHLLPQKLVNVKLQPDLEWESHPGLAAAYREVSATLQGRGRVLIRPSGTEPKLRLMVEADEEMLAVRCVDRLATSLA; this is encoded by the coding sequence ATGGCTGCAGCACAAGTTAAATATTTCGGCACCGACGGCATCCGGGGCAAAGTAGGCGGAGCGGTCATCAATCCCGCCTTCGCCCTGCGCCTGGGCCACGCCGCCGGCCAGGTCCTCCTGGCCCAGGCCCCGCGCGGACATCGTCCGTCCGTCCTGATCGGCAAGGACACCCGCATTTCCGGCTACATGCTCGAATCCGCCCTGGAAGCCGGCCTTTCCGCCGCCGGTGTGGACGTCGTCCTGGCCGGCCCCATTCCCACCCCGGCCGTCGCCTACCTGACCCGCGCGCTGCGCCTGTCCGCCGGCATCGTCATCAGCGCCTCGCACAACCCCTTCGACGACAACGGCATCAAGTTCTTCTCGGCCCAGGGCAGCAAATTCCCCGACCAGACCGAACAGGCCATCGAAGCCGCGCTGGACCAGCCCATGGGCTGCACGCCCTCCGAAGGACTGGGCCGGGTCAAGCGCCTGGACGACGCCGCCGGCCGCTACATCGAATTCTGCAAGGCCAGCTTCCCTCCGGAAATGGACCTGAGCGGCCTGCGGATCGTGGTCGATGCCGCCCACGGCGCCGCCTACCACATCGCGCCCAACGTCTTCCGGGAACTGGGCGCCACCGTCATCACCATCGGTTGCGAGCCCAACGGCTTCAACATCAATGAAAAAGTGGGCGCCACCCATCCGGAAACCCTGGCCGAAAAGGTCAAGGAACACCGCGCGGATCTGGGCGTGGCCCTGGACGGCGACGCCGACCGGCTGCAAATGGTCGATGCCAGCGGCCGCATGTACAACGGCGACGAACTGCTCTATGTGATCGTGCGCGACCGCATGACGCAAGGCCCGGTGGCCGGCGTGGCCGGCACCGTCATGACCAACTACGCGTTCGAACGACGCATGGCCGACCTGGACGTTCCCTTCGTCCGCACCCCGGTTGGCGACAAAAACGTGATGCAAGCCCTGCAGGACAAGGGCTGGCTGTTCGGCGGCGAAAGCTCCGGCCACATCCTGTGCCTGGACCGCCACTCAACCGGCGACGGCGTCATCGCCGCCCTCCAGGTCATGGCCGCCATACGCCGCAGCGGCAAGGGCCTGCCGGCCCTGACCTCGGAACTGCACCTGCTGCCGCAGAAACTCGTGAACGTGAAGCTGCAACCCGACCTGGAATGGGAATCCCATCCCGGCCTGGCCGCGGCCTACCGGGAGGTTTCCGCCACGCTGCAAGGCCGCGGCCGGGTCCTGATCCGCCCTTCCGGCACCGAGCCCAAGCTGCGCCTGATGGTGGAGGCGGACGAGGAAATGCTGGCGGTCCGATGCGTGGACCGGCTGGCCACCAGCCTGGCTTGA
- a CDS encoding glycosyltransferase: MLNLTISFIVSLLVTMLIVRFANRDSAAADHDLDGVQKFHVRPVPRIGGLGIVGGCTVAVAALTSRDFPLAIDLALLLLCSAVVFGIGLAEDFTKRISPTVRLLCAFAGAALAAVLLQATVTRIDIPMADAWLAIPVVGGLAAILCVGAMVNAVNIIDGFNGLAAAAALAMFASLGYVAFKVGDPLILGGSLLMIGAILGFLVWNYPYGLIFLGDGGAYFLGFMLAELGILLVVRNPVVSAWYPALLFIYPIFETLFSIYRKKYLRGMSPSMPDGVHLHMLIYKRVIRWAIGTRNARLLTQRNAVTSPYLWALSLVAIVPATVFWDRGLVLMLCLTIFIAVYTWLYTAIVRFRTPRWLVLHRSRE, from the coding sequence ATGCTCAATCTGACGATCAGTTTCATTGTTTCCCTACTCGTGACCATGCTTATCGTGCGCTTCGCCAACCGCGACAGCGCCGCGGCGGACCACGACCTGGACGGCGTCCAGAAATTCCACGTCCGGCCCGTGCCCCGGATCGGCGGCCTGGGCATCGTCGGGGGCTGTACGGTGGCGGTCGCCGCCCTGACCTCGCGCGACTTCCCACTGGCCATCGACCTTGCCTTGCTGCTGCTGTGTTCGGCCGTGGTGTTCGGAATCGGACTGGCGGAAGACTTCACCAAGCGCATCAGCCCCACCGTCCGCCTGCTTTGCGCGTTCGCCGGCGCCGCCCTGGCCGCCGTCTTGCTGCAGGCCACCGTCACCCGCATCGACATCCCCATGGCCGATGCCTGGCTGGCCATCCCGGTGGTCGGCGGCCTGGCCGCGATCCTGTGCGTGGGCGCGATGGTCAACGCGGTCAACATCATCGACGGCTTCAATGGCCTGGCCGCCGCCGCGGCCCTGGCCATGTTCGCCTCGCTGGGCTACGTGGCCTTCAAGGTCGGCGACCCCCTCATCCTGGGCGGCTCGCTCCTGATGATCGGCGCCATCCTGGGTTTCCTGGTCTGGAACTATCCCTACGGCCTGATTTTCCTGGGCGACGGTGGCGCCTATTTCCTGGGCTTCATGCTGGCCGAACTGGGCATCCTGCTGGTGGTCCGCAATCCCGTGGTCTCGGCCTGGTATCCCGCGCTGCTGTTCATCTATCCCATCTTCGAAACGCTATTCTCCATATATCGAAAGAAATATCTCCGAGGCATGTCCCCCAGCATGCCGGATGGGGTCCATCTGCACATGCTGATCTACAAGCGGGTGATCCGGTGGGCCATCGGCACCCGCAACGCGCGGCTGCTGACCCAGCGCAACGCCGTCACGTCCCCCTACCTGTGGGCACTCAGCCTGGTCGCCATCGTCCCGGCCACCGTGTTCTGGGATCGAGGCCTAGTGTTAATGCTATGTCTCACGATCTTCATCGCTGTCTATACTTGGCTGTATACAGCGATCGTGCGCTTTCGCACCCCCCGTTGGCTGGTCCTGCACCGATCCAGGGAATGA
- the pgi gene encoding glucose-6-phosphate isomerase, translated as MQEGVPADLVSVAPLAETAEWRAFVEAAHRADRRAGTLRVVEVAGLSVDLSTQAQSDELSAAGASLLAARDFEASRARLLEGGIANCTENRAAWHAALRAEEPPGRVAGRVLAERDRVRAFVRHVDAEGRYDSVVHIGIGGSDWGPKLVVAALGYAGTRRQMRFVSNIDGHAIEAGLIGLDPRRTLVVVSSKSFGTTETLHNADCALRWLREAGIADPWSQVVAVTANPDAARDMGVAPERIFTFWDWAGGRYSVWSAIGLPIALALGAEALDGLLQGAAAMDVHFSTAPLAANAPVQLALAGLANRNAFGYASLNIAPYDARLVHLVPYLQQLEMESLGKSVDLGGRPVTVPTGPVVWGMPGTDGQHTFFQWLHQGPEGAPVDFIICREADHPYPEHHRLLVANCLAQREALLRGKSTPVLEAELAAKESDPARAAWLARHKMHPGGRPSTLIVLPRLSAHALGALLALYEHKVFVQGLVWGINPYDQWGVEYGKVLATGIARELAGKGAADGHDASTAYWVAQWGNGGM; from the coding sequence ATGCAGGAAGGGGTTCCCGCCGATCTGGTGTCCGTTGCGCCGTTGGCCGAGACGGCCGAATGGCGCGCCTTCGTCGAGGCCGCCCATCGGGCGGATCGCCGGGCGGGCACGCTGCGGGTGGTAGAGGTGGCCGGTCTGTCGGTGGACCTGAGTACCCAGGCGCAGTCCGACGAACTGTCGGCCGCGGGCGCATCGCTGCTGGCCGCCCGTGATTTCGAGGCCTCGCGGGCGCGCCTGCTGGAAGGCGGCATCGCCAATTGCACGGAAAACCGCGCCGCCTGGCATGCCGCCCTGCGCGCGGAAGAGCCGCCCGGGCGGGTGGCGGGCCGGGTGCTGGCCGAGCGCGACCGTGTGCGGGCCTTCGTGCGCCATGTGGATGCGGAAGGGCGCTATGACAGCGTGGTGCATATCGGCATAGGCGGCAGCGACTGGGGCCCCAAGCTGGTGGTGGCCGCGCTGGGCTATGCGGGTACGCGCAGGCAGATGCGCTTCGTGTCCAATATCGATGGCCATGCCATCGAGGCGGGCCTGATCGGGCTGGACCCCAGGCGCACGCTGGTGGTGGTGTCGTCCAAGTCGTTCGGCACGACCGAAACCCTGCACAACGCCGATTGCGCGCTGCGCTGGCTGCGCGAGGCCGGCATCGCCGACCCATGGTCGCAGGTGGTGGCCGTGACGGCCAATCCCGACGCGGCGCGGGACATGGGCGTGGCGCCCGAGCGCATCTTCACGTTCTGGGACTGGGCCGGGGGCCGTTATTCGGTCTGGTCGGCCATCGGCTTGCCGATCGCGCTGGCCTTGGGCGCCGAGGCGCTGGACGGGCTGCTGCAGGGCGCGGCCGCGATGGACGTCCATTTCTCGACCGCGCCGCTGGCCGCGAATGCGCCGGTGCAGCTGGCCCTGGCGGGGCTGGCCAATCGCAACGCGTTCGGCTATGCCTCGCTGAACATCGCGCCCTACGACGCGCGGCTGGTCCATCTCGTGCCCTATCTGCAGCAATTGGAGATGGAGTCGCTGGGCAAGTCGGTCGACCTCGGGGGCCGGCCGGTCACGGTGCCGACCGGGCCCGTGGTCTGGGGCATGCCGGGCACCGACGGCCAGCACACGTTCTTCCAGTGGCTGCACCAGGGGCCGGAAGGCGCTCCGGTGGATTTCATCATCTGCCGCGAGGCGGACCACCCCTACCCGGAACACCACCGGCTGCTGGTGGCCAACTGCCTGGCCCAGCGCGAGGCGCTGCTGCGCGGCAAGTCCACGCCCGTGCTCGAGGCGGAGCTGGCGGCGAAGGAAAGCGACCCGGCGCGCGCGGCCTGGCTGGCGCGGCACAAGATGCATCCCGGCGGCCGGCCATCCACGCTGATCGTGTTGCCGCGCCTGAGCGCGCATGCGCTGGGGGCGTTGCTGGCGCTGTACGAGCACAAGGTGTTCGTGCAGGGGCTGGTGTGGGGCATCAACCCCTACGATCAGTGGGGCGTCGAATACGGCAAGGTCCTGGCCACGGGCATCGCGCGGGAATTGGCCGGCAAGGGAGCAGCGGACGGACACGATGCGTCGACCGCGTATTGGGTGGCGCAGTGGGGCAACGGCGGGATGTAG
- a CDS encoding fumarylacetoacetate hydrolase family protein, producing the protein MKLLRHGPKGHEKPGLVDARGAMRDLSSHLDDITHATLSPAELDRLRALDTEHLPIVPTGTRLGAPYLGTGKFICVGLNYSDHAAESNQPVPQEPVLFAKWNSSIQGPDDPIVMPRDSTKTDWEIELGIVIGTRARYVEPADARRHVAGFCVINDVSEREYQLERCGQWDKGKGCDTFGPIGPWLVTADEVPDPQDLRLWLDVNGKRRQDGSTRNMVFGVDFLVSYISRFTTLEPGDLIATGTPPGVGLGQKPPVYLKAGDVVTLGIPGLGEQRQVVHAWDPALLD; encoded by the coding sequence ATGAAACTTCTACGCCATGGCCCCAAGGGCCACGAAAAACCCGGCCTCGTGGATGCGCGCGGCGCGATGCGCGACCTGTCCTCGCACCTGGACGACATCACCCACGCCACCCTGTCCCCCGCCGAGCTCGACCGCCTGCGTGCGCTGGACACCGAGCATCTGCCCATCGTTCCGACCGGAACGCGACTGGGCGCGCCCTACCTCGGCACGGGGAAATTCATCTGCGTCGGGCTGAACTACAGCGATCACGCGGCCGAGTCCAACCAGCCCGTTCCCCAGGAACCAGTGCTGTTCGCCAAATGGAATAGCAGCATCCAGGGTCCCGACGACCCCATCGTCATGCCACGCGACTCCACCAAGACCGATTGGGAAATCGAATTGGGCATCGTCATCGGCACGCGCGCCCGCTACGTCGAACCCGCGGACGCCCGCCGGCATGTCGCAGGCTTCTGCGTCATCAACGACGTCTCGGAACGCGAATACCAGCTCGAACGCTGCGGCCAGTGGGACAAGGGCAAAGGCTGCGACACCTTCGGCCCGATCGGCCCGTGGCTGGTAACGGCCGACGAAGTCCCGGACCCGCAGGACTTGCGCCTATGGCTGGACGTGAACGGCAAACGCCGCCAGGACGGCAGCACGCGCAACATGGTCTTCGGCGTGGATTTCCTGGTCAGCTACATCAGCCGCTTCACCACGCTCGAACCCGGCGACCTGATCGCCACGGGCACGCCGCCCGGCGTCGGGCTGGGACAGAAGCCCCCGGTCTACCTCAAGGCGGGCGACGTCGTCACGCTGGGCATTCCCGGCCTGGGCGAACAGCGCCAGGTCGTCCACGCCTGGGATCCCGCGCTGCTGGATTGA
- a CDS encoding nucleotidyltransferase family protein: MKPSEALALNRVAIRRVVESHRARNARVFGSVLRGKDTDSSDLDILIDPTPETTLFDIGAIRHELGKLLGVPVDVLTPNALPDRFRAKVLAEARPV, from the coding sequence ATGAAACCCTCCGAAGCCCTGGCCTTGAACCGCGTCGCGATACGGCGTGTGGTCGAGTCTCATCGCGCCCGCAATGCTCGTGTATTTGGCTCCGTACTGCGCGGTAAGGATACGGATAGCAGCGACCTGGACATCCTCATCGATCCGACGCCGGAGACGACCCTATTTGACATCGGTGCGATCCGACACGAGTTGGGCAAGCTGTTGGGGGTGCCAGTGGATGTTCTCACTCCCAACGCGCTGCCAGATCGTTTCCGGGCCAAGGTGCTCGCGGAGGCTCGCCCGGTATGA
- a CDS encoding tripartite tricarboxylate transporter substrate binding protein, with the protein MKRRTLLGLTAAAAIAPVMQAAHAKEDNWPNRPVRMIVPFPAGGATDIIARILADRLSASLGQSFIVDNRAGASGIIGQEAAARAPADGYTLLLTGNGPHAVNISLFERMPYDPLKDFAQISLTSILPLVLNVHPSVPARNLAEFIRWVKANPGKLNYASPGVGSPPNLTMELLKSQQGLDIVHVPYKGSSLALADLISGQVSVMFDNALASYQHIKSGKIRALAVGADQRLSSLPDVPTFVESGMAGFEAYTWTALVGPAGLPRAIIDRLARETALALADTAVKEKLNAQGAIAASSTPQELEDKTRQEIRKWAGVIEQAHIPRVSL; encoded by the coding sequence ATGAAACGCCGAACTCTGCTCGGGCTGACGGCTGCCGCGGCCATCGCCCCCGTCATGCAAGCCGCGCACGCCAAGGAAGACAACTGGCCCAACCGGCCGGTACGCATGATCGTCCCCTTCCCCGCCGGCGGCGCGACCGACATCATCGCCCGCATCCTGGCCGACCGGCTGTCCGCGTCACTGGGCCAGAGCTTCATCGTCGACAACCGGGCCGGCGCTTCGGGCATCATCGGCCAGGAAGCCGCGGCCCGGGCGCCCGCGGACGGCTATACCCTGCTTCTGACGGGCAACGGCCCGCATGCGGTCAACATCAGTCTGTTCGAACGCATGCCCTACGATCCGCTGAAGGATTTCGCGCAGATCTCGCTCACGTCCATCCTGCCGCTGGTGTTGAACGTACATCCCTCGGTTCCCGCCAGAAACCTGGCGGAGTTCATACGATGGGTAAAGGCCAACCCGGGCAAGCTGAACTACGCGTCGCCCGGCGTGGGCTCCCCGCCCAACCTGACGATGGAACTGCTCAAGAGCCAGCAGGGCCTGGACATCGTGCATGTACCGTACAAGGGCAGCAGCCTGGCCTTGGCCGACCTGATCAGCGGACAAGTTTCCGTGATGTTCGACAATGCGCTCGCCTCCTACCAGCACATCAAGAGCGGCAAGATCCGTGCGCTTGCGGTCGGCGCCGACCAGCGGCTGTCGTCGCTTCCCGACGTCCCCACCTTCGTCGAATCGGGCATGGCCGGCTTCGAGGCCTACACCTGGACGGCCCTGGTAGGTCCCGCGGGCCTGCCGCGAGCCATCATCGATCGCCTCGCCCGCGAAACCGCTCTTGCCCTGGCGGATACCGCCGTCAAGGAAAAGCTGAACGCGCAAGGCGCCATCGCCGCCAGTTCCACGCCACAGGAACTGGAAGACAAGACGCGCCAGGAAATCCGCAAATGGGCAGGTGTCATCGAACAGGCCCATATCCCGCGCGTCTCGCTTTGA
- a CDS encoding DUF86 domain-containing protein: protein MTLDQQRLVDYLTHIVEAIERINYYTGGMDEGTFLRDQLVQDAVIRNFEIIGEASNNIEKRYPEFAAAHPELPLSFAYQMRNALAHGYFKVDFEIVWKTIQRSLPGLFVQVREALASITGPDIEGMGS, encoded by the coding sequence ATGACTCTTGACCAGCAACGCTTGGTCGACTATCTCACGCATATCGTAGAAGCCATCGAACGCATCAACTACTACACCGGCGGCATGGACGAGGGCACGTTCCTGCGCGACCAACTCGTGCAGGATGCGGTGATTCGCAATTTCGAGATCATCGGCGAGGCCAGTAACAACATCGAGAAGCGCTATCCCGAATTTGCAGCGGCGCATCCGGAACTGCCTTTGTCGTTCGCCTACCAGATGCGCAACGCTCTTGCCCACGGCTATTTCAAGGTCGATTTTGAGATCGTCTGGAAGACGATCCAGCGCAGTCTTCCTGGGTTATTCGTTCAAGTTCGGGAGGCCTTGGCCAGTATCACTGGCCCGGACATTGAAGGGATGGGGTCATGA
- a CDS encoding nucleoside-diphosphate sugar epimerase/dehydratase, with the protein MLTKLRNILLSFSRPQKIAVMVIADAIALPASLIAAFYLRLGDAIILQKYGISAPVIMALAAIPVFYFCGLYRTVVRYMDISMLRSTGIGLAIIAIGTYAGCLLFDLPTPPRSSLLIYWFIAFSYVVISRFGARNLLRTPLRKHLKAPRVAVYGAGEAGFQLVNAMRTSHAYAPICFFDDDTRLANKHVAGLRVYPLSRLDEVLHKHEIQQIVLAIPSASPQRRRTIVNRLSHLSIPVRTLPTMAEMVEGKILESAIREVQVEDLLGRKPVPPRSDLFSKCVTGKSVLVTGAGGSIGSELCRQIESQQPSQLILLDHSEYALYAIEHELKERFPDIKLYAYMGSVCDISQLSQIVREHQVNTIYHAAAYKHVPLVENNMAAGIRNNVLGTWAVALTAAQNNIETCVLISTDKAVRPPNVMGATKRCAELIFQAFSLRPNNRTTFSMVRFGNVLGSSGSVVPLFRNQIQRGGPITVTHEDVTRYFMLIPEAAQLVIQAGAMAQGGEVFVLDMGDPVRIIDLARTMVEMSGLAVKDTDNPNGDIEIQVVGLRPGEKLYEELLIGGDTIPSEHPRILCSREHYLTLDQLEPLLEQLRIACTNGASLDIRIALQRLVPEYTPYSLLSARSLPKTMDPSILAKGEGLVSTTQNWKAERETAVGHAA; encoded by the coding sequence ATGTTGACCAAGCTCCGCAATATCTTACTTTCTTTTTCCAGACCGCAAAAAATCGCGGTTATGGTCATCGCTGACGCTATCGCGCTCCCAGCCAGCTTAATTGCAGCTTTTTATCTCCGCCTAGGCGATGCAATAATCCTTCAAAAGTACGGAATTAGCGCACCCGTGATTATGGCGCTAGCCGCCATTCCGGTTTTTTATTTTTGCGGCCTTTATCGAACTGTCGTTCGATACATGGATATATCCATGCTCCGATCTACAGGCATCGGACTTGCTATCATAGCAATCGGGACGTATGCGGGCTGCCTACTATTTGACCTTCCCACACCGCCGCGCAGTTCCTTGTTAATCTATTGGTTTATTGCTTTTTCTTACGTCGTCATTTCTCGGTTTGGAGCACGCAACCTCCTGCGTACGCCCTTGCGCAAACACCTCAAAGCGCCGAGAGTCGCTGTCTATGGAGCAGGCGAGGCCGGTTTTCAACTGGTTAACGCCATGCGTACCAGCCACGCGTACGCACCGATTTGTTTCTTCGACGATGATACCCGTCTGGCTAACAAACATGTAGCCGGCCTCCGCGTGTATCCGCTAAGTCGTTTAGACGAAGTCCTACATAAGCACGAAATTCAGCAGATTGTTCTAGCAATCCCGTCCGCTTCTCCACAGCGACGGCGAACCATTGTCAATCGACTCTCTCATCTCAGCATTCCTGTGCGTACCCTGCCCACTATGGCGGAGATGGTCGAAGGCAAGATACTAGAAAGCGCCATTCGAGAGGTTCAAGTCGAAGATCTCTTGGGCCGTAAGCCAGTTCCCCCAAGAAGCGACCTATTTTCTAAGTGCGTTACGGGAAAATCTGTACTTGTTACAGGAGCGGGAGGCTCAATAGGTAGTGAACTGTGCAGACAGATCGAATCGCAACAACCCAGCCAGCTTATTCTACTTGATCATTCAGAATACGCTCTTTATGCGATCGAACATGAATTAAAAGAGCGCTTTCCCGACATCAAACTCTATGCGTATATGGGTAGCGTATGCGACATTTCACAACTAAGTCAGATTGTCCGCGAACACCAGGTCAATACCATATACCATGCAGCAGCCTATAAGCACGTACCGCTCGTAGAAAACAATATGGCAGCGGGCATACGCAATAACGTTCTGGGAACTTGGGCAGTTGCCCTCACTGCCGCTCAAAATAATATTGAAACGTGCGTACTGATTTCCACGGACAAGGCAGTTCGCCCTCCCAATGTAATGGGCGCGACCAAACGCTGCGCTGAGCTAATTTTTCAAGCCTTTTCTCTACGCCCCAATAATCGAACCACCTTTAGCATGGTTCGCTTTGGTAATGTACTAGGCTCTTCCGGCTCGGTTGTCCCATTATTTCGCAATCAAATCCAGCGCGGCGGCCCGATTACGGTCACCCACGAGGATGTTACACGCTATTTCATGCTTATTCCGGAAGCGGCCCAGCTTGTGATTCAGGCTGGGGCCATGGCCCAAGGTGGCGAAGTCTTTGTACTTGACATGGGCGACCCAGTAAGAATTATTGATCTAGCACGGACCATGGTTGAAATGTCGGGTTTAGCTGTGAAAGACACAGACAATCCGAATGGCGACATCGAGATTCAGGTCGTGGGATTACGTCCTGGGGAAAAACTTTACGAAGAGCTACTAATCGGCGGTGACACTATTCCAAGCGAACATCCACGCATTCTTTGCTCACGCGAGCATTATTTGACTCTAGATCAACTTGAGCCCTTGCTAGAACAACTTCGCATTGCGTGCACGAATGGGGCCAGCTTGGACATTCGCATAGCTCTGCAGCGACTCGTCCCAGAATATACTCCGTACTCTCTCCTTTCCGCCCGTTCGCTCCCCAAGACGATGGACCCCTCAATCCTGGCGAAAGGAGAAGGATTAGTATCTACCACTCAAAACTGGAAGGCTGAACGCGAAACAGCTGTGGGCCACGCTGCCTAA
- a CDS encoding phosphomannomutase/phosphoglucomutase — translation MGTNVSSSPVDIAASAFKAYDIRGVVPSPLSPEFARRLGAALALEAHRAGVRQVVVGRDGRLSGPDLAQALQAGLMAGGIDVLDVGMVPTPLVYYAANVSGTGSGVAITGSHNPPQYNGFKMMMAGTTLYGDAITALREPMMKNAGGDAATPGSRKEWDAVPEYLQRIVGDVKLARKMKIAVDAGNGVAGPVAVQLFKALGCEVVELYCDVDGTFPNHHPDPADPHNLEDLVRCLAETDCEIGLAFDGDGDRLGVVTKSGQIIWPDRQLILFARDVLSRNPGAEIIYDVKCSRYVAQEVKAAGGKPLMWKTGHSLVKAKLKETGAPLAGEMSGHIFFKERWYGFDDGLYTGARLLEIVSRSDNPSAVLEALPQAKSTPELKMETAEGEQFEVVKRLQEQGQFTGAREVITIDGVRVEYADGFGLARASNTTPVVVLRFEADDDAALARIQQDFRTQLLRVAPDAKLPF, via the coding sequence GTGGGGACCAACGTCTCATCTTCACCCGTCGACATCGCCGCTTCCGCCTTCAAGGCCTATGACATCCGTGGCGTGGTCCCGTCGCCGCTCAGCCCGGAATTCGCCCGCCGCCTGGGCGCGGCGCTGGCGCTGGAAGCGCACCGGGCCGGCGTGCGGCAGGTGGTGGTCGGCCGCGACGGCCGGCTGAGCGGGCCGGATCTGGCGCAGGCGCTGCAGGCCGGCCTGATGGCGGGCGGCATCGACGTGCTGGACGTGGGCATGGTGCCGACGCCGCTGGTCTATTACGCGGCCAACGTCAGCGGCACGGGCTCGGGCGTGGCGATTACCGGCAGCCACAATCCGCCGCAGTACAACGGGTTCAAGATGATGATGGCCGGCACGACGCTGTACGGCGATGCCATTACCGCGCTGCGTGAGCCCATGATGAAGAATGCCGGCGGGGATGCGGCCACGCCCGGTTCCCGCAAGGAATGGGATGCCGTGCCGGAGTACCTGCAGCGCATCGTGGGCGACGTGAAGCTGGCCCGCAAGATGAAGATCGCGGTGGATGCGGGCAACGGCGTGGCCGGCCCGGTGGCGGTGCAGTTGTTCAAGGCGCTGGGCTGCGAGGTGGTGGAGCTGTATTGCGACGTGGACGGGACCTTCCCCAACCACCATCCGGATCCCGCCGATCCGCACAATCTGGAAGACCTGGTCCGCTGCCTGGCCGAGACCGATTGCGAGATCGGCCTGGCCTTCGACGGCGACGGCGACCGCCTGGGCGTGGTGACGAAGTCGGGGCAGATCATCTGGCCCGATCGGCAACTGATCCTGTTCGCGCGCGACGTGCTGTCGCGCAATCCGGGCGCCGAGATCATCTATGACGTCAAGTGCAGCCGCTACGTGGCCCAGGAAGTGAAGGCCGCGGGCGGCAAGCCGCTGATGTGGAAGACCGGGCATTCGCTGGTCAAGGCCAAGCTGAAGGAGACCGGCGCGCCGCTGGCGGGCGAGATGAGCGGGCATATCTTCTTCAAGGAACGCTGGTACGGTTTCGACGATGGCCTGTATACCGGCGCGCGGCTGCTGGAGATCGTGTCGCGCTCGGACAACCCTTCGGCGGTGCTGGAAGCCCTGCCGCAGGCCAAGTCCACGCCTGAACTGAAGATGGAGACCGCCGAGGGCGAGCAGTTCGAGGTGGTCAAGCGCCTGCAGGAGCAAGGGCAGTTCACCGGTGCGCGCGAGGTGATCACGATTGATGGCGTGCGGGTGGAATACGCGGACGGCTTCGGGCTGGCCCGCGCCTCGAACACGACGCCGGTGGTGGTGCTGCGTTTCGAGGCGGACGACGATGCCGCGCTGGCGCGCATCCAGCAGGATTTCCGCACGCAGTTGCTGCGCGTCGCTCCCGACGCCAAGCTGCCGTTCTAA